CCAAAACAAGCTTGAGCGCCTTTTTTTGGCCAATGCCAAGAATTCCGCCGGGATTGTAATCTGTTCCGACAAGAATGCCAAGAATTATGAGCTGGTCATGAGTGATTTTAAGGTCGGCAAGAGTCTTGTCAAGAAAGATCATCTCAGGCTTTATCTCGCGATAAATTGTTGTGCCCGGAATCTTTCGCTTGCCGGTGATGTTCAAATTGCGCACAAGCCGTGGAGCCCCAAAAAGCATTGAATCCATATCCTGCGACACCGAAGCATAAGCGTCGCGGTTCTTTGCGAGATATGCAGCCTGCGCCTCGCCTTCTGACGGCGCCTGAATAATCGGTATTCCAAGCGCGCGAAGCAGCTCCTTTGCCTCATCAATCATTTCAGACGTTAGTTTTGTCGCCATCTGCGCCTGCTTTTTCGCCTCTGCTTCGTCGCCCGATTCAAGGGCTTCCTCGCGCTTTTTTTCTGCAATCTGTTTTGCTGCGACGCGGGAATTTACTGTCGCGCTCTTGAACTGTGGCCTAGGACCATCGAAAACATAAACCAGCTTGATGTTATGCTGCATCAGGTTTATGCTGCGGTAAAATATGCCTGAAAGATGCGACGTGACATTTCCTGAAAAATCCATGAGCGGCGTGCCGTCCTGCTGGCGGATTATTGTAAGAAACTGATAAAGCGTGTTGAATGCATCCATTGCCAGGGTTTTTCCTGCAAGCGCTTCTGCAGATGTTTCTTCTTTTGTGACAATGTCGCTAATCTTGACGCCCATAAATATCTATAAAAGCTTTGTTTCTCATTTTAATATATCTTTTAGGGGATATTCTATGCCAACTGTTGATATGAATCTTTGTATGAAATGCTTTGCATGTGTCGGTGCGTGCCCGAATGATGCGATTTCTGATGCGCCCGAAGGCCCGAAATTTGACAATAAGAAATGCAAAAAATCATACCGCTCAGACGGCAAGCTTTTGAATCCAAAAAGTATTGCAAATGATTCAAAATGCGGAATTTGCGCCGAAATGTGCCCTGCAAGCGCGATAAAAATTTGAATGCGTACTTAACAGATCCCAACAGTTTCTTGCCCAAATCAACGTTCAAAAAGTAATATCATCACTGTAATTCCGGCAATAAAGGCAATAAGATGAACCGCTGATTTTGCAGGATTTGTCTCCTTATGAAGCTCGGGTATCAGGTCAAAACCTGCGATGTAGATAAACCCGCCTGCTGCAAAAGGCACTAAATATATTGAAAGATCTGCCCCTTTTGTACCGAATGCCAAAACAACCGCAACGCCAAGAATAGAGGCAAGCGCAGACATAAAGTTGAAGAAGAGCGCCTTTTTCTTAGAATATCCTGCGTGAAGAAGGACACCAAAATCACCTATTTCCTGGG
This Nanoarchaeota archaeon DNA region includes the following protein-coding sequences:
- the fen gene encoding flap endonuclease-1, whose product is MGVKISDIVTKEETSAEALAGKTLAMDAFNTLYQFLTIIRQQDGTPLMDFSGNVTSHLSGIFYRSINLMQHNIKLVYVFDGPRPQFKSATVNSRVAAKQIAEKKREEALESGDEAEAKKQAQMATKLTSEMIDEAKELLRALGIPIIQAPSEGEAQAAYLAKNRDAYASVSQDMDSMLFGAPRLVRNLNITGKRKIPGTTIYREIKPEMIFLDKTLADLKITHDQLIILGILVGTDYNPGGILGIGQKKALKLVLEHKELDKVLEKVEWNYDLDPRDIFDFFKSPPVLHNYSLDAPAFDREKVLEIMVQKHNFSRERMESMFAKLDEAAKKRKQTTLGGWGK
- a CDS encoding 4Fe-4S binding protein, which encodes MPTVDMNLCMKCFACVGACPNDAISDAPEGPKFDNKKCKKSYRSDGKLLNPKSIANDSKCGICAEMCPASAIKI